CAGGTGATGACCTCGGCGCTGGCGCAGGGGGGCACCTCCTTCGACGCGCTCTACGTCAACGTCAACGGCGAGAGCGGCTACTTCGACCGGTCGTTGGAGGTCTACGGGCAGGTGGGCCTGCCGTGCTCGCGCTGCGGCACGCCGATCGTGCGCGTGTCGTTCATGAACCGGTCGTCCTACTTCTGTCCCCGCTGCCAGCCGCGGCCCCGGCTGCGCGCCCGCTGACTCCGCCCATCCGCGGGCCGACACAGCCTCGGCCGCGAGGGGCGGGACTGGTTATGTCTTGAAGAGCGTCGCGAGTCCGGTCATTGCGAGCAGTCGCGCGCACACCGGGTTGTGGCTGATGACCAGGGTCCCGTGTGACCGTCTGATCTCGCGGTGTGCGATGACCAGGGCGCTGAGGGCAGAGGCATCCATGAAGGTCACGCCGTCGAGGTTCATGATGATGCGGTTGCGGCCTTGGGCGAGGAAGCCCTGGATGACCCGGCTCATCTGCGGAGCCGTGGAGAGGTCGAGCTCTCCGGTGAGGGCAACGACGTCGTGTCCGGCTCCCGGGAGCACGGTGACGCAGCTCAACGCGATCCCGGCCTCACTCCCGTAGGCCGATGATGTGTGGGCGGGGAGTGCGAAGGCTCGGTCCGTCGCGGCGGGGGCTTCACTTGGCTGAGGTAGTTCACGTTCCCAGAGCCTCGTGATGATCTCGGTGATGGCGGCGGCGGGTTCAGGAAGGTGGGGTACCCCACCGAAGAGTTTGACGATGCCTTCCGCGATGACACGCACCTTCACGTTCGCGGTCACGGATAGTCGCACGAGCACCTGAAGGGCAGCGTCAGCGTCGATGACGTAGCGCTGCATGAGCATGCCTCTTGCCTGGTCGATCAGCGGGCGGGTCGCCAGGGCCACTTGCAGCGCTGCCACCTGCTGTCGGAGTGCGTCGACTTCGCTGCCCGCCTCGTCCGTTGTGCTGTGGACTTCGCCTACCTCGCGCGCGGCGCTGGTGACGTCCGTGACCGGCGTAGAGGTGGCGTCAGGCGGGGGATGCGTCATCGTGTCCGTTCGCAGAGAACGGGCGCAAGTAGCGCGCGCCCACGGAGGGCCCCCGGACCACGGGTAGCCGGAGGCGACCCAGATCTTGTGCTCAGCCGGACCTGCCAACATCAGACGGGCTGGACGGGCGTGGCCTCTCGTTCACGGAGAGTGAGAGTGTCGCGCCGCCACGTTTGCGCCTGCGGTCGTTGGAGAAGCCCGCGAGGCTCCGTGAGACGGGGTCCAGATCAAAACGGGGACCGCAAGGTATCGCTCTATTCCCGTTTGCCACGTCTTCAAACCTGACGCGGGTGTATTGCTCTCAGGTCCGTGGGCTCTGGTGGGAACGGTATGCTCCGATCACAGACAACCGCAACGCTCTGCCCCGGACCCGGCAGTGTCTCTGGAAGGCACGGTCGAGAACATCATGGGGTCCGCGGCATCGCGTCACGTCGGCGCTCGCAGGCGCGGGCGCGGCTGGAGCACGTCGTGACGGGCTCCGATGGCCAGTTCGACCGTGTGTGGGCATTGATCGCTGCCGAGCCGGAGAGCCGTGACGACAAGCCCGACGTAGTCGGCTGGATGCAGCGCCTGTGTCGCGCGGCGTCCGCAGCTCTTCCGTCCACTGGGGTCGGGGTAAGCGTGATGGACAGCGAGGGCCGTCCGGCAACCGTTGCCGCCTCTGATCCGCACAGCGCGACCCTGGAGGACCTCCAGTTCACCGTCGGTGAGGGACCTTGCATCGACGCCTACAGGACCGGAAGGCCCGTGATGGCCCCGGACCTGTCGGTCGCCGCCAGGGTCCGCTGGCCTGGCTACGCGGCCGCCGCACAGGAACACGGCATCCAAGCTGTGTTCGCGGTCCCGCTCCAGATCGGAGCAGCTCGACTTGGCGCGTTGGATATCTACAACGACCGGCCAGGGAGCCTTTCACCCGAGACCATCGCCCAGGCCCTTACCTTCGCCGACGCCGCGATGACGGGACTGCTGAACGCGCAACAGCGCTCGAACGAGGATGGCTGCGCACCAGCCCTCGACGACGCACTCGACAACCGGTTCGAGCTGTACCAAGCCCAGGGCATGGTCGCGGTCCAGCTCGGAATCAGGCTCCATGAGGCGATGATCCGCATTCGCGCCTACGCCTTCGCCCACGGCCGCGCCCTGAGTGATGTCGCCGACGACATCATCGCCCGCAAAATCGTTCTTGAGACGGACTCATGAACGCGCCCACCGCCCCTCTAGGGCACGTGAAGGGATGTTGACATGATCGCCGCTGAACGACTGGCAGAGGTGTTCGTCGAGGTAGCCGACACCCTCATCGACGACTTCGACCTGATCGAGTTCCTGCAGATGCTTGCCACCCACACCTCCGACCTCTTCGATGCTCGCGCCGCCGGTCTGCTCCTAGCCGACCATCGAGGCAAGCTGCAGGTCATGGCCGCCTCGGATGAACGATCCGAGATGATCGAGCTGTTCCAGGTCCAGGCCCAAGAAGGTCCCTGCCAGGACTGCTTCACCAAGGGTGAAGCCGTCATCAACGCAGACCTGAAAGACGCCACCGACCGGTGGCCGAACTTCGCCCCCCGCGCCGTCGCCGCAGGCTACCGGTCGGTCCACGCCTTCCCCCTACGCCTACGCACCCAGACCTACGGGGCCCTCAACCTGTTCGGCACCCACACCGGACAGATGGACCCCGCCGACGCCAAGATCGTCCAGGCACTCGCAGACATCGCCACGATCGGCATGCTCCAACAACGCACCATCCAACGAAGTGACGACCTCACCGAGCAGTTGCAGGGCGCACTCAACACCCGCATCGTCATCGAGCAAGCCAAAGGCATGATCGCGCAAACGCACACCATCACCCCAGACCAAGCCTTCGAGATGCTGCGCGCCTACTGCCGCAAGAACAACCTGCCCCTCAGCGACGTCGCCAACCGAGTGATCTCCGACCCGCTGAGCCTCGACCAACTCATGAACCCAGGCTGAGACTCCCGCACACAACCCCGCGAGCGTGGCTGGCGCAGTCTGGTGACTCGCGTCGCAGCCCGACCAGGTCGGCCGCTGTCCGCGCGTCTGGACATAGCCGATGAGCGTGGGTTGGTGGCAGGGCATGATGGCTCATGCCCGATTTCACGTGGCTCCCGGCCAATCAAGCCTCGGCAGAGGACGTCGAGGCGGTGTTCGCCACGGGCGGAGCCCACAAGTGTCGTTGTCAAGCGCTGAAGGTGCCTGGCTGGATCTGGCGGGACACGACGCAGGAGCAGAGGGATGCCGCGCTGCTGGAGCAGACCGCCTGCGGCATCACCGGACCGACGTCGGGGCTGATCGGGTACGTCGACGGCGAGGCGGCCGGCTGGGTCGCGGTCGAACCGCGGGAGAACTACCCCAGGCTGTGGAGCCGGAAGCAGGCGTGG
The DNA window shown above is from Nocardioides mesophilus and carries:
- a CDS encoding anti-sigma factor antagonist (This anti-anti-sigma factor, or anti-sigma factor antagonist, belongs to a family that includes characterized members SpoIIAA, RsbV, RsfA, and RsfB.); its protein translation is MTHPPPDATSTPVTDVTSAAREVGEVHSTTDEAGSEVDALRQQVAALQVALATRPLIDQARGMLMQRYVIDADAALQVLVRLSVTANVKVRVIAEGIVKLFGGVPHLPEPAAAITEIITRLWERELPQPSEAPAATDRAFALPAHTSSAYGSEAGIALSCVTVLPGAGHDVVALTGELDLSTAPQMSRVIQGFLAQGRNRIIMNLDGVTFMDASALSALVIAHREIRRSHGTLVISHNPVCARLLAMTGLATLFKT
- a CDS encoding GAF and ANTAR domain-containing protein, producing MTGSDGQFDRVWALIAAEPESRDDKPDVVGWMQRLCRAASAALPSTGVGVSVMDSEGRPATVAASDPHSATLEDLQFTVGEGPCIDAYRTGRPVMAPDLSVAARVRWPGYAAAAQEHGIQAVFAVPLQIGAARLGALDIYNDRPGSLSPETIAQALTFADAAMTGLLNAQQRSNEDGCAPALDDALDNRFELYQAQGMVAVQLGIRLHEAMIRIRAYAFAHGRALSDVADDIIARKIVLETDS
- a CDS encoding GAF and ANTAR domain-containing protein, which produces MIAAERLAEVFVEVADTLIDDFDLIEFLQMLATHTSDLFDARAAGLLLADHRGKLQVMAASDERSEMIELFQVQAQEGPCQDCFTKGEAVINADLKDATDRWPNFAPRAVAAGYRSVHAFPLRLRTQTYGALNLFGTHTGQMDPADAKIVQALADIATIGMLQQRTIQRSDDLTEQLQGALNTRIVIEQAKGMIAQTHTITPDQAFEMLRAYCRKNNLPLSDVANRVISDPLSLDQLMNPG